In the Sinomonas cyclohexanicum genome, GCGTGCCTGCCCGCCGCCCTCGCCTACATCAACGACTACGCGAAGGCCGGCTCCGGCGCCTCCAACACGACCCGCACGATGACCGGCTACCACGCCGGCGCCGTCGCGACGGCGTTCCTCGCGCTCCTGATCATGCCGAACTGGCGCGCCATGTTCATCGCGGGCGGCGTCGCGGGCCTCGTGCTCGTGCCCTTCCTGTGGGCCAAGCTGCCCGAGTCCCTGCCCACGGCTCCCAAGGCGGCCCCCGGCGCCGGTTCCGCGCACGACGGCGGCGAGGCACCGTCGTCGTCCGCCTCGCCTTCCGCCGTGGATTCCGCACGGGCCGAGAAGCTCGGGTTCCGGGCGCTGCTGCGCAAGCCGTACCCCCTCGTGGCGATCGGGATCGCCGTGGCCTCGTTCATGGGCCTGCTGCTCGTGTACGGGCTCAACACGTGGCTGCCCACGCTCATGGCTGAGGCGGGGTACTCGATGAGCTCGTCGCTGACGCTGCTGCTCGTGCTCAACGTCGGGGCCGTGGCCGGCCTGCTGCTGGCGGGCTGGCTCGCGGACAGGCACGGGACCAAGCGGATCGTGCTCATGTGGTTCGGAGTCTCCGCGGTGCTCCTGGCCGCCCTGAGCATCCGGATGCAGAACGAGCTCCTGCTCAACGCGGCCGTGTTCGTCACCGGCGTGTTCGTGTTCAGCGCCCAGGTGCTCGTGTACGCGTGGGTCTCGCAGCTGTTCCCTGCGCACCTGCGCGGCACGGCTCTCGGCTTCTCCGCCGGGGTGGGCCGCATCGGCGCCATCCTCGGCCCGGCCGTCACCGGGACGCTCGTCACGCTCGGCGTCGCGTACCCGTGGGGCTTCTACGTGTTCGCCGCCGCCGCGGTGCTGGCTGTGCTCGCGCTCGTGGCCGTGCCGCATGCTGTTGCGATGCCGGCGGCGGAGCGCGCGGACGCCTGAGGCGGCCCGGGCCGCGGTGGGGGCCGCGGCCCGGCGGCCCTGCGCCCGCGGCGCCACAGCCCTTCTGACGCGAAGGTTCCGGTGGGGTGTGCTCGTTGGGTTATGAGGCGTGGTCGAGGGTGACGTTGTATCCGAGGGCCTGTAGCTGGTGGATGGCGCGGTTCTTGGCGCGGTCGGGGTGGTTGCGGGTGTAGTAGTCGGGGCCGGGGTCCTGGTAGAGGGTGCCGGTGGTGCCCATGTGCCAGATTGTGACCAGGAGCGTGTGCTCGAGTGCGACGATGGCCCTCATCGGGCCGCGGCGGGCGGCGATGCGGCGGTATTTGGCGTGGAGGTAGGTGCCGGGGTGGTTCGCGCAGACCATGGCGAAGATGCCCAGGGCTCCCAGGAGGTAGGGGTTGCCGGGGCGGGTGCGGGAGGACTTGACCCTGCCGGCGGATTCGTTGTTCCCCGGGGCGGTGCCGGCCCAGGAGGCCAGGTGGTCCGCGGTGGGGAACCGGGACATGTCCGCGCCGGTCTCGGCGACGATGACGTCGGCGATCGTGGTGCTGATCCCCGGGATGGTGGTGATCAGGTCGTGGAAGCCGCGAAAGGGCTCCATGAGCGCCTCGATCTGTGCGGTGAGGGTCTCGATCGCGGCGGTGTGCTGGTCGATCAGGTCCAGGTGGATCCGGGCCAGGAAGGCGTGGTGGGCGGTGAACCGGCCGGTCAGGGCCTCGGTCAGGGCTGGGATCTTGGGCCTGAGGCTGGTCCTGGCCAGCTCCGCCATGGCCCCGGGGTCGGTGTTTCCGGTGATCAGGGCCTCGAGCATGGCCCGCCCGGAGACCCCGAGGATGTCCGTGGCGACGGAGGAGAGCTTGATCCCGGCGTCCTCCAGGAGCTTCTCCAGTCGCTGGGCCTCCCGGGCCCGGTCGCGGGTGATCGCGGTGCGGGTCCGGGTCAGGTCGCGCAGCTGGCGGATCGGGGCCGGGGGGACGAGCGAGGCCCGCACGAGCCCGTGCGCGCCGAGCTGGGCCAGCCAGGTCGCGTCGGCGACGTCGGTCTTCCTTCCCGGGACGTTCTTCACCTGCCGGGCGTTGACCAGCATGACCTCGACCCCGGGCAGGTCCTCGAGGAGGTAGTAGAACGGCTTCCAGTAGTCGCTGGTGGCCTCCATGACCACGCACGTGACCTGCTGCTGGGCGAGGTGTTCGCGCAGGGCCAGGATCTGACCGGTCATGGAGGACCATGTCGTGACCGTCTCGACGGCCTTGGCGCGGCCCGTCCCGGCGATGCGGACGCAGACCTTCGCGTCCCGCTTGGAGATGTCGATTCCCGCGCACCGGGGATGGAGGAGTTCCATCGCCTGGCTCCTTTCCGATCGGAATGGCGTCCGCCGCGGGGAGGGCAGGAGAGATTCGGAAGTCTGACGCTCGGGGAGGGTGTCAGATGGTTTGTGTGAGGGCGGTGTCCCTGAGAGAAAGCCGAGACACTGATGAGCATGGTCAGCAAGGAAGAGCGGCAGGAGCGCCGCAGGGCCCAGCGTGAGGGCGTGGAAGCGCTCGAGGCGTCGGGGGCGCTGGATGAGCTGTACTCGATGATCGATGCCGGGCAGGTCCAGCTCGAGGGCAGGGACGGGCTGATCCAGCAGCTGATCAAGGCCGGCCTCGAGCGCGGGATGCAGGCCGAGCTGTCGGACCACCTCGGGTACGAGAAGGGCGAC is a window encoding:
- a CDS encoding MFS transporter produces the protein MSAVLPSSSGTRAGAAARSQWPVWLCWFAMVLDGFDLVVLGAVIPTLLKTHELGFDPVGATLAATISLVGVGLGALFIAPLSDRFGRRRLLIACVAWFSVFTLAVVAAPNVALFSAFRLLAGLGLGACLPAALAYINDYAKAGSGASNTTRTMTGYHAGAVATAFLALLIMPNWRAMFIAGGVAGLVLVPFLWAKLPESLPTAPKAAPGAGSAHDGGEAPSSSASPSAVDSARAEKLGFRALLRKPYPLVAIGIAVASFMGLLLVYGLNTWLPTLMAEAGYSMSSSLTLLLVLNVGAVAGLLLAGWLADRHGTKRIVLMWFGVSAVLLAALSIRMQNELLLNAAVFVTGVFVFSAQVLVYAWVSQLFPAHLRGTALGFSAGVGRIGAILGPAVTGTLVTLGVAYPWGFYVFAAAAVLAVLALVAVPHAVAMPAAERADA
- a CDS encoding IS110 family transposase, coding for MELLHPRCAGIDISKRDAKVCVRIAGTGRAKAVETVTTWSSMTGQILALREHLAQQQVTCVVMEATSDYWKPFYYLLEDLPGVEVMLVNARQVKNVPGRKTDVADATWLAQLGAHGLVRASLVPPAPIRQLRDLTRTRTAITRDRAREAQRLEKLLEDAGIKLSSVATDILGVSGRAMLEALITGNTDPGAMAELARTSLRPKIPALTEALTGRFTAHHAFLARIHLDLIDQHTAAIETLTAQIEALMEPFRGFHDLITTIPGISTTIADVIVAETGADMSRFPTADHLASWAGTAPGNNESAGRVKSSRTRPGNPYLLGALGIFAMVCANHPGTYLHAKYRRIAARRGPMRAIVALEHTLLVTIWHMGTTGTLYQDPGPDYYTRNHPDRAKNRAIHQLQALGYNVTLDHAS